The genome window GCATCGCCATGATCGGCAAAGAATTCGATTTCAGAAAGAGGACAATCTGCGAAGACTCCGCTGCGGCCCAGCTCCCAAATTGCCGCAATGGCCCGGTTGATGAGCGGCGAGCTGATGGGGCAGCTCTCCACGGGCAGCAGTTCGTGGGAGTTGTGGCGATAGTATCCGAGGGCAAAGGGGGTGGCTTTGGCTTCAATTTGGGCTTCGGCTTCAATTTGGACTTGAACTTTCATGCGGGTGCGGTTACGGTAACCCCAGGGCGGAGAAGGGTGTACATGAATCTCGCCCTGCCACTTTATTTTTGCTGTGCGCTCGAGGGTCTCGCTTAGAATCTCGCGTTTGATGGCAAGCTGATGAGCGTATTCCGTGTGCTGGTAGTGGCATCCGCCGCAGCGTTGAAAGTAGGGGCAGAGCGGGGCAATACGCTCGGGCGAAGGGGCGAGAACTTTTTCCAGAGCGGCGCGTACGAATCCCGGCTTCTCTTCCACGGCGCGGGCCTCGACCTGCTCGCCCGCTAGAACAAAGGGAACAAAAACGGCTTTGCCGCGCGCTTGTTTGGTCTGCGCTTCTTCGGCGCGCGCTTCGCTCGGATCGATCAGACGAGCTAGACCGTCGCCACCATAAATCAGCTTTTCAATGGTCAACTGCACGCTGACAGATTACACGACGATGCTGCCTCAATAGAGACGTAGCATGCTACGTCTCTAGAACTTGTTTCAAAAATGGCTCGCGGACTGACGAGAGGACAACCTCAAGGGGGTAAAACCCCGCATTTTAAGGCTTTTGCGGCACGGATAAATAGGCTGCGGAAAAACGTTATTTGAGCGCTTCGCTCCGCTGAGCGCTGGCCTGCGGCAGCGAGGAAGTGTTATTTTTCTGCGACTTACGGCACGAGTAAACTCGTGCCCTGATACATGTTTTCATCCACGATGCGTTTTTCCGCAACCTCTAAATCCGTGCCCTGATACAAACCTGTTTTGAAACACACTCTACCAAACATTACATATAAAACAGGCTCAGCCGCGGCAGCTCATACCGCTCAAGCAGACGCTTATGGACATACTGCTTGCGCAACTGCTCCATCTGGCTGCCGCTCATCTTGCCGCGATACGGGGCCATCTCGCGGTCAACTTCGGTCCGCACTTGTAATAAATCGTGCTCCGATTGCGCGGCGGTGAGAGCCGCAAAGATTTTTTCTTCCAGCACGGTCAGCCTTCGCTCCAAATCCTCCAATCGCAAGCTCGTACTTACGTTTTCTAGCAAAGCTGTCATCTGCTGCAAGGAATCGGCGGCTTCTGCCGCTATGGGTTGTACCAAAATGGGAAGCTGGGCGCCACGCTGCCGCAAAATGTCAGTATTGCGCTGCAGAAATGCCCTGATCTCAGCCGGAGTGAATTTGTCATCTCGCCTTGCTGCCCCTTCCTCGGGAGATGCGACGCCTACGGCGGCCTCTTTCATCTCTTCTGTGGCTGCGAGCACAGCCTGCGCGCAGTAGGCCAGACTGTTCACCTTGCGCGTCTTCGTCTTGGTGGGACGCTGGTCGTAACGGTCAAAGGCCTCATCAATACCGCGCAGCACAGCTTCCAGGGGCACGCCGGCATCTTTCCAGGTTTCAATCAGCGCCCAATCCAGGGTGGAGAGCAGCAGAATGCTTCCCCGGCGGCGCTGAAAATGCTCTTCGATTTCCGTGAAGTAGTTGAAATAATTTTCCACGGTGTGAGTCAGGAGGAATTTTTTCTGGGCTTGGCTTGTGCCTGGGCGTTGCGTTCATAGATGATACGCAGGCCTTCCAGGGTCAGCAGGTCATCCACGGCGCTGATGTACTTGGAGCTGGAGCCGATCAGTGCCGCCAAGCCTCCGGTGGCTACGATCTTCGTGCTCGCGCCCAGTTCGGCCACCAGGCGCTCGAGGATGCCATCCACCAATCCCAGGTATCCGTAAAACAACCCGGACTGCATGCTACCCACCGTGGTGGTGCCGATCACCTGCTCGGGCTTGCGGATATCCACGCGCTGCAAGCGCGCTGTGCGCTGGAACAATGCCTCCGCCGAGATCCCGATTCCTGGCGTAATTACTCCGCCCATGTACTCGCCTTTCGCCGAGACTACATCGAAGGTCGTAGCTGTGCCAAAATCCACTACGACGCAGGGACCACCGTATTTCTCAAAGGCGGCCACGCCGTTCACGATGCGATCGGCGCCGACCTCGGCGGGATTCTCGTAGCGCACCGGCATTCCCGTTTTGACACCCGGCTCAACAAACAGAGGAGTGCTGTTGAAGTATTTTTCACACACCTGGCGTAAGGTGGAGTCGAGCGGCGGCACAACGGAAGAAATGATGATGCCGTGCACGGCTGCGACCTCTATCTTTTCCATGGCAAACAGGTTGCGGAAGAGCACGCCGTATTCGTCTACAGTCTGGGTGCGTACCGTGGTCACGCGCCAGTGCGCGCGCAGGGTATCGTGCTTGCCGCCCGTGGCGCTGCGCTCATACACTCCCAGGACCGTGTTGGAATTGCCTACATCAAGAACTAAAAGCATGGTGATCTTAGCCACTCACAGCTCTCACGCTTCCCGAGAGCACAGTTCTAATTCCCTCCGCGGTTTTCACGCACAGAAAGCCGCGCTCATCCAGGCCGTCGGTGATGCCTTCGT of Terriglobales bacterium contains these proteins:
- a CDS encoding type III pantothenate kinase; this translates as MAKITMLLVLDVGNSNTVLGVYERSATGGKHDTLRAHWRVTTVRTQTVDEYGVLFRNLFAMEKIEVAAVHGIIISSVVPPLDSTLRQVCEKYFNSTPLFVEPGVKTGMPVRYENPAEVGADRIVNGVAAFEKYGGPCVVVDFGTATTFDVVSAKGEYMGGVITPGIGISAEALFQRTARLQRVDIRKPEQVIGTTTVGSMQSGLFYGYLGLVDGILERLVAELGASTKIVATGGLAALIGSSSKYISAVDDLLTLEGLRIIYERNAQAQAKPRKNSS